The following nucleotide sequence is from Thermus antranikianii DSM 12462.
CCTTAAGGAGCACCCTGAGGAGGAGGTCCCCCTCCTGGCCCCGGGAGGGCAGGAGGGGGACCAGCAAAAGGAGGCATGCCAGAAGGGCGCCCTTTAACCCATGCGTCATATATTGTCCCCATCCTACCACCTAGCCCAAAACCAAGGTGGCCCTTCCCAAGATGGGTGCCTCCTGGAGCTTAAGGAGGGCCTCCGGGTGGCGCAAGGCGTACATGGCGAAGGGGTAGACCCGTTCCTGGGGCAGGCCTCGAGGCAAAAGGTGCCGCTTGAGGCGCTCCAGGTGATGCAGAAGGACCGCATCCCGCCCCATGCGGGCGCGAAGGAGCTTCTTCAAAAGCCTTTCCCCCTCCCCCTTCAGCCTCGCCTGGAAGCGGCGGAAAGGCCTTTCCAAGGTGGGCTCCAGGGCACGGGCCTTCTGGCCCAGGGCCTCCACCTCCTCCAAGAGGCGCAAAAGCTCCGCCTCGAGGCCCCTGAACCCTTCCAGCACCTCCTTGACAGCCTTCAGGAAGGCATCCTCCCCCCCATCCACAAACGCCCAGGGATCTAGGCGGTACCTCTCCACAATGCGGCGGATGGGAGGCTCCAAAACCACCGCCCTTAGACGGAGGAACAGGGCAGGCATGGGGATGCCATAAAGGGCGTAAACCCCGGAAAGCTCAGCCACATACCGAAACTCGTTGGGACCCACCACGAAGCCCGCCGTGGGCAGAACCAGGTCCTGGAACACCGGCCTCAAGCCCGCTGCGGGGGTGAGGCGGCTGGGATCGGTCCTGAGGATCTCCAGAAGCTCCTTTTTGCTGTAGCGGCGCACCCCGTCAGTAAAGGCTCCATCCTGGTAAAAAAGCAGTCTTCTCTGGTCTGTTTCTAAAAAAAGATTGGTGGCTCCTGGCTTGCGCTTCAAAGGAGGCTTGCCCCCCAAAGCGCGGATGCGCTCCGCCTCCTGATTGATGGCCTGGGCGCTGGCCAAGGGGTCCTCCAGCTCCCTCTCCAGGGCCTTTTGGAAAAGGGGGGCAAGCTCCGGAGCCATGGGGTCAAAGGGAATGAGGCCCCGCCCCCCCAAAAAGGCCAAGAGGGTGCGGGCGAAAAACTCGGACAGGGTCTCCCCCTCCAAGGCGTAGGCTACCCGGGCATCCCGGGACCAGGGGCCCAGAAACTCCCTCACCGCCTGCCGGTAAGGGGCGAGGGGGATTCGCCCCGCAGGAAGGGGCGGCAGGGGCAGGGACAGGGTACGCCCCTCCTCTTCCAGGAGAAGGTGAAGGTGGCGCACCTCCTCCACATCGTGGTCCTGGGAGGCCACCCAGAAGAGGG
It contains:
- the bshC gene encoding bacillithiol biosynthesis cysteine-adding enzyme BshC, translated to MEAQVLAQLLGLPQGEEVLKERLGREGHPQLSSALAAYLKRLQAPREVLTALEGLGQGAVVTGQQAGLLGGPALTFYKAHTALGLAEKVGAASLFWVASQDHDVEEVRHLHLLLEEEGRTLSLPLPPLPAGRIPLAPYRQAVREFLGPWSRDARVAYALEGETLSEFFARTLLAFLGGRGLIPFDPMAPELAPLFQKALERELEDPLASAQAINQEAERIRALGGKPPLKRKPGATNLFLETDQRRLLFYQDGAFTDGVRRYSKKELLEILRTDPSRLTPAAGLRPVFQDLVLPTAGFVVGPNEFRYVAELSGVYALYGIPMPALFLRLRAVVLEPPIRRIVERYRLDPWAFVDGGEDAFLKAVKEVLEGFRGLEAELLRLLEEVEALGQKARALEPTLERPFRRFQARLKGEGERLLKKLLRARMGRDAVLLHHLERLKRHLLPRGLPQERVYPFAMYALRHPEALLKLQEAPILGRATLVLG